The DNA segment CCAGCGCCTGCCGCTGCAGGATCGGGGTCAGGATATAGCTTTCCAGCGCATGAACGCCGAGGAAGAGCACGAACGCGCTTGTGGTCGCAATCCAGCCCGAGGCGAGAGAAGCGAGCACGACGATCACGCCTGCGACGATCGCGCCGACCGTCGGAATGAAGGCGAGCAGGCCCGCCTGAATGCCCAGAATGAAAGAGCCAGGAATGCCGATGATGGCGAGGCCGAGCCATGTCACGACGCCCACGGCGGCCATGGTGAGCATCTGCGCGATCAGCCAGCGCTCCAGCGTCTCGCTGATCCGGTCGATGATGAGCGTGGTCTGGGCGCGGTGTTTGGCAGGCGCCAGATAGAGAAGGCCGTTGCGGTAGACGCTCGGCTGGGCGGCAAAGGCCAATCCGAGAAAAATCACGATAAAGAAGTTGCCGGCCGCATTCACCGTGCCGAGCAGCAGCTTCCAGGTCTGGCTCACGATGGCGCCGCCGCTTGAGGCGAGTGCGCCGGCGCTGGGCAGGTTATGCGGCTGGGCCGGATTGGTCGTGGCGTTACCCGACTGCCCCTGCGCGGGGTTGGCGAGATCGAGATAGCTGGTATCGATCCCGTTGCGGTCGAGG comes from the Bradyrhizobium erythrophlei genome and includes:
- a CDS encoding AI-2E family transporter; protein product: MPQPSDDRRQTRSDLTWAIAVGGIATVAFASLLLFAWSFAAALFLIFSGALLGVTLNALTHQLGRLVGWPQPLRLAIVCLVLAGALAGIIFLGGTTIAQQAAALSDTLKSQLVNVKSFLDRNGIDTSYLDLANPAQGQSGNATTNPAQPHNLPSAGALASSGGAIVSQTWKLLLGTVNAAGNFFIVIFLGLAFAAQPSVYRNGLLYLAPAKHRAQTTLIIDRISETLERWLIAQMLTMAAVGVVTWLGLAIIGIPGSFILGIQAGLLAFIPTVGAIVAGVIVVLASLASGWIATTSAFVLFLGVHALESYILTPILQRQALDIPPATLFAFQILLGIVFGIWGISLALPLMAIVKVLIDHFKAEPETA